Proteins from a single region of Haloarcula laminariae:
- a CDS encoding mannonate dehydratase, translating into MVELSLVLPPEPDNRWQLAKQMGVTSAVVHPLEIGDGTQFWTYDELLGLHQWFTDAGIDIAVMEGSVPLTDKTRLGLDGRDEEIESFQQFLRDCGELDIPVVCYDWMAGIRWARTKAHVDSRGGSYATAFDNEQMGGGPTHPATSVSADELWENLEYFLERVVPVAEEAGVKLGLHPDDPPRADVRGVPRIINSVEAYDRVLDIYDSVHNGVTFCQGNFAAMGVDIPETIHHFGDRINFVHFRDVDGDADAFVETWHDDGPTDMLAAMQAYRDIGFDGPMRPDHVPTMAGESNDNPGYHTKGRLFAIGYMKGLLEQTDE; encoded by the coding sequence ATGGTAGAACTATCACTAGTGTTGCCTCCGGAGCCGGACAATCGATGGCAACTCGCCAAACAGATGGGGGTAACCAGTGCAGTCGTCCACCCACTGGAAATCGGCGATGGCACACAGTTCTGGACGTACGACGAGCTGCTCGGACTCCACCAGTGGTTTACCGACGCCGGAATCGACATCGCTGTCATGGAGGGGAGCGTTCCGCTCACGGACAAGACGAGGCTCGGGCTCGACGGCCGTGACGAGGAGATAGAGTCGTTCCAGCAGTTCCTCCGCGACTGTGGTGAACTCGATATCCCCGTCGTCTGTTACGACTGGATGGCGGGCATTCGATGGGCACGAACGAAGGCACACGTCGATTCTCGCGGCGGATCATACGCTACCGCGTTCGACAACGAACAGATGGGTGGTGGTCCGACTCACCCAGCCACGTCGGTTTCGGCGGACGAGCTCTGGGAGAACCTCGAATACTTCCTCGAACGAGTCGTTCCCGTCGCCGAAGAGGCGGGCGTCAAACTCGGACTCCACCCCGACGACCCGCCCCGAGCGGACGTTCGCGGAGTCCCGCGCATCATCAACAGCGTGGAAGCGTACGACCGAGTGCTCGACATCTACGACAGTGTCCACAACGGCGTCACGTTCTGCCAGGGGAACTTTGCGGCGATGGGCGTCGATATTCCCGAAACAATCCACCACTTCGGCGACCGAATCAACTTCGTCCACTTCCGCGATGTCGATGGGGACGCGGACGCGTTCGTCGAGACGTGGCACGACGACGGCCCGACGGATATGTTGGCTGCGATGCAGGCGTATCGGGATATCGGCTTCGACGGTCCGATGCGACCGGACCACGTCCCGACGATGGCCGGCGAGTCGAACGATAACCCCGGCTACCACACCAAGGGGCGGCTGTTCGCCATCGGCTACATGAAGGGGCTCCTCGAACAGACGGATGAGTGA
- a CDS encoding SMP-30/gluconolactonase/LRE family protein, whose translation MSEAPVTRLVDCHCHTGEGPLWHPDEARLYWVDIPRGILHRYDPATDEHEQCYETAVIGGFTIQADGSLLLFEGSGRVERWRDGRTEVVVDDIPEERDSRFNDVVADPQGRVFCGTMPTENRLGRLYRLDPDGTLTQVLRGLDIPNGMGFSPGRERFYVTESVPGKIYVFDYDESTGRISNREVFLDLSEEEGVPDGLTVDADGYVWSARWDGGSLVRYGHSGVEDRRVEFPARKVSSVTFGGRDFSRGFVTTALGPGDQPAGARESEGDGAGAVFEFQPEVGGLSPYRSQILL comes from the coding sequence ATGAGTGAGGCACCAGTAACGCGGCTCGTCGATTGTCACTGTCACACCGGCGAGGGACCGCTGTGGCATCCGGACGAAGCGCGACTCTACTGGGTCGACATTCCGCGAGGAATCCTCCATCGGTACGACCCGGCGACCGACGAACACGAGCAGTGTTACGAGACTGCAGTGATTGGGGGGTTTACCATCCAAGCCGACGGCTCACTGCTCCTCTTCGAGGGGTCTGGACGCGTCGAACGGTGGCGAGACGGCCGAACGGAGGTCGTCGTCGACGACATCCCCGAGGAGCGTGACTCACGGTTCAACGACGTCGTAGCAGACCCCCAGGGGCGAGTCTTCTGCGGCACGATGCCGACCGAAAACCGACTCGGACGACTGTACCGTCTCGACCCGGACGGGACTCTCACGCAGGTACTGAGGGGCCTCGACATCCCGAACGGGATGGGATTCAGCCCCGGGCGCGAGCGGTTCTACGTGACAGAGTCCGTTCCGGGGAAAATCTACGTCTTCGATTACGACGAGTCGACCGGGCGGATATCGAACAGAGAGGTGTTTCTCGATCTTTCCGAGGAGGAGGGCGTTCCCGACGGGCTTACGGTCGACGCGGACGGCTACGTCTGGTCCGCCAGGTGGGACGGGGGTAGCCTCGTCAGATACGGACACAGTGGAGTCGAAGACCGGCGCGTCGAGTTCCCGGCTCGGAAAGTATCGAGTGTCACGTTCGGCGGTCGAGATTTCTCACGTGGGTTCGTCACGACTGCACTGGGTCCAGGCGACCAGCCGGCCGGCGCCAGGGAGTCAGAGGGCGACGGTGCGGGAGCGGTCTTCGAGTTTCAGCCGGAGGTCGGCGGCCTTTCGCCGTATCGCTCACAGATACTCCTGTAA